From one Dama dama isolate Ldn47 chromosome 4, ASM3311817v1, whole genome shotgun sequence genomic stretch:
- the ERF gene encoding ETS domain-containing transcription factor ERF, producing the protein MKTPADTGFAFPDWAYKPESSPGSRQIQLWHFILELLRKEEYQGVIAWQGDYGEFVIKDPDEVARLWGVRKCKPQMNYDKLSRALRYYYNKRILHKTKGKRFTYKFNFNKLVLVNYPFIDVGLAGGAVPQSAPPVPTGGSHFRFPPSTPSEVLSPTEDPRSPPACSSSSSSLFSAVVARRLGRGSVSDCSDGTSELEEPLGEDPRARPPGPPELGAFRGPPLARLPHDPGVFRVYPRPRGGPEPLSPFPVSPLAGPGSLLPPQLSPALPMTPTHLAYTPSPTLSPMYPGGGGGPSGSGGGSHFSFSPEDMKRYLQAHTQSVYNYHLSPRAFLHYPGLVVPQPQRPDKCPLPPMAPETPPVPSSASSSSSSSPFKFKLQPPPLGRRQRAAGEKAPTGADKGGGLALGSGAGGLAEGAGALAPPPPPPQIKVEPISEGESEEVEVTDISDEDEEDGEVFKTPRVPPAPPKPDPGEAPGVAQCMPLKLRFKRRWSEDCRLEGGGGPAGGLEDEGEDKKVRGEGPGEAGGPLTPRRVSSDLQHATAQLSLEHRDS; encoded by the exons ATGAAGACCCCGGCGGAcacag GCTTTGCCTTCCCGGATTGGGCCTACAAGCCCGAGTCGTCCCCCGGCTCCAGGCAGATCCAGCTGTGGCACTTTATCCTGGAGCTGCTGCGGAAGGAGGAGTACCAGGGCGTCATCGCCTGGCAGGGGGACTACGGAGAGTTTGTCATCAAGGACCCCGACGAGGTGGCTCGGCTCTGGGGGGTCCGCAAGTGCAAGCCCCAGATGAACTATGACAAGCTGAGCCGGGCTCTGCG CTATTACTACAACAAACGCATTCTGCACAAGACCAAGGGGAAACGGTTCACCTACAAGTTCAACTTCAACAAACTGGTGCTGGTTAATTATCCTTTCATCGACGTGGGCTTGGCTG GGGGTGCGGTGCCCCAGAGTGCCCCGCCAGTGCCAACAGGCGGCAGCCACTTCCGCTTTCCTCCCTCGACACCCTCCGAGGTGCTGTCTCCCACCGAGGATCCCCGCTCACCGCCGGCCTGCTCTTCGTCATCGTCATCCCTCTTCTCGGCTGTGGTGGCCCGGCGCCTGGGCCGGGGCTCGGTCAGTGACTGTAGCGATGGCACATCAGAGCTCGAAGAGCCCCTGGGAGAGGACCCCCGGGCCCGACCGCCCGGCCCCCCGGAGCTGGGTGCCTTCCGTGGGCCCCCGCTGGCCCGCCTGCCCCACGACCCTGGTGTCTTCCGTGTCTACCCCCGGCCCCGGGGTGGCCCTGAGCCCCTCAGCCCTTTCCCCGTGTCGCCTCTAGCTGGGCCTGGCTCTCTGCTGCCCCCGCAGCTCTCCCCGGCTCTGCCCATGACCCCGACCCACCTGGCCTACACCCCGTCTCCCACGCTGAGCCCTATGTACCCCGGTGGTGGCGGGGGCCCCAGCGGCTCAGGGGGAGGCTCCCACTTCTCCTTCAGCCCCGAGGACATGAAACGGTACCTGCAGGCCCACACCCAAAGCGTCTACAACTACCACCTCAGCCCCCGCGCCTTCCTGCACTACCCCGGGCTGGTGGTGCCACAGCCCCAGCGCCCCGACAAGTGCCCGCTGCCGCCCATGGCCCCCGAGACCCCACCGGTCCCCTCCTCGGCCtcgtcctcttcttcctcctctccatTCAAGTTTAAGCTCCAGCCGCCCCCCCTGGGACGCCGGCAGCGGGCTGCTGGGGAGAAGGCCCCGACAGGCGCTGACAAGGGCGGCGGCCTGGCCCTCGGCAGCGGTGCAGGCGGGCTGGCTGAGGGGGCTGGGGCTCTGGCCCCGCCACCGCCACCGCCGCAGATCAAGGTGGAACCGATCTCCGAAGGCGAGTCGGAGGAGGTGGAGGTGACTGACATCAGCGACGAGGACGAAGAAGACGGGGAGGTGTTCAAGACACCTCGTGTGCCGCCTGCACCCCCAAAGCCCGATCCGGGCGAGGCGCCCGGGGTCGCTCAGTGCATGCCTCTCAAGCTGCGCTTTAAACGCCGCTGGAGTGAAGACTGTCGCCTCGAAGGGGGTGGGGGCCCTGCTGGGGGCCTTGAGGATGAGGGTGAGGACAAGAAGGTGcgtggggaggggcctggggaggcTGGGGGGCCTCTCACCCCAAGGCGGGTGAGCTCTGACCTCCAGCACGCTACAGCCCAGCTCTCTCTGGAGCATCGAGATTCCTGA